The following is a genomic window from Colletotrichum lupini chromosome 5, complete sequence.
GATCCGATTTTCTGCCCGAGGTCTGGCTGCCGATGACTGGATGTCGATTTTGTCCGAAGTATTTGCTCTCATCTATTCCGGCCTTACCATTGCACGTAAGTATCACGTCGAAAGTTGGATGTCTCCCACCAATGATTCTAATATGGTGTATCAGAAACGAGATATGGCCTCGGTTTACCCATCAAGCTTAGGCCAAAGGACAATCTGATTTTATACACGCGCATCAACTTTGCGGGTCGCCCATTTTACCAACTGGGCATCAGCTTTTTCAAGATTGCCCTGTTGATCAGTTATCTGCGTCTTCTCAAGGGAACCGACCAAAAGAACTATCGCCGCATCGTCTGGCTGACCATCATCTTGGTCTTCATCGCTCATCTCGGGTGCTCATTCTCCCTTGTCTTCGCCTGCACGCCGGTCGACAAGTCATGGAACCCCCTCAAAGCGGGAACTTGTCTGCCCGCGGGCCCATCCTTTACCGCATACGCCGTTGTCACCATCATTTCCGACGTCGTTGTGGCAGTCTTGCCAATCCCGGTGCTGCTCAAGCTCAACGTCCGCGTGGAGAAGAAGGCCGGTCTTATTGCCATTTTCCTCCTTGGCTTGTTCACGACGCTCTGCTCTATCCTGCGATACCTCGAGATCAACCGCATCCAGTACGGCGACGGCAACTCAACGATGCTGGTCCTGTGGGGCACCATTGAATTTAACGTTGGCGTACGTTTTCTTCCGGAGAAGCGGCCGCGAGCTTTCCCCTTTCCCGTGTCTTCCGGTGAACCAAAATGGCTAATGAATATGGGCAGAATATCGTATCTTCACTTCCGTTCCTGGCACCTGTGTGCATGAAGAAGGCCAAGAACTATCGCTCAAAGTATTCTGGAGGCTCATCGCACGGACGAAGCCACCTGAAGGGCGCGGAACGGTACAAGCTCAGCGAGATGAACCACGACAAGTCCGTCTTCGCCTCGGCGAACCACAGCAAGGGCGACAACGGCAGCGAAGAGAACATTCTGCCCGGCAACATTATGAAGTCGGTGACGTACAGCGTCCAGGTCGACGACAGGGTGGACAGCAAAGCAGGAATGCATGGTGGGATAGGCGGCGGCACGCGACGGAGGGACTCGCGAGATTCAGATGTGTAAGATGGAGAGTATCACGCATCAGCACAACTTGAAAGCACTAAAAAGCATTTGAATGGCGACAATGTAACATGATAATGTGTAAAAGGGACTTGTttgggaaaagaaaaggatcAAATTCGATAGATCGATTGTAGGGCGTTAGAGGCGCTGGACACACGAAACGTGAGATGCTTTTGTTCATTAGTAGCGATCATTTCCCATTGAAGACTTCACCTTTTTCGGAATTCGGTTGAGGATCTGACGGAAGCGCACCGCATCACATCATCACTCATTCGCTTCTGCAGAGAATGATACCCTCGATCGCAAGCCGGCGGGAGCAAGATGGGGGGAAACCTGGTCATCATCACAGCACGGGCAGGGCACAGCACAGGCACAGCACAGGGCTCTCGTCTTGCTGATCTCTCCACACCGCGGTGGAGGAAGCACAACAGACTGGGGTGGTTGGGAGGAGGTGGAGGGACGGTTACGTGTCAAGAAATCACCCCATCACCCCATACATCCCACAACACGATGCTGATCCCCATTCCCAAGAACACGGTGTACGCGATCTTTCATGCCTATGTTTATGTCATGAATGAATCAATTAGACTAGAAAGATTATTAGAGCTACAGGTGGGCTATCCGCAAGTTCCATAGTCCATTTACTCTTCATCAAACTGAAGCTTCATCTCCCGCTTGCTGAGGAGCGGACTCGTAGGGCTAATCTTGGGCCAGTCGTGCGCATCCATGCAGGCCCGCCGCGACGCCAATACGCCGGGTCGGGCTCTGGAGACCACGGCATCTTCGTAAATGTCCAGAACGGCTCGGAGGTCCGCGAAGCTGTTGTTACTGCCGCTCAACTTCGACCCAACGGTCTCTGCGAAGTCGAGAACGTCGAGGATGGCGTGGTTGGCACCCTCGCCTCTGTCTGTGCGTGCCGTCAGCCATACATCCTCGTCTATTTGAGACGAACCACCCTCAAGGGTATGGTAGATAGAGAGGCCAAGAAACCCAGACTTCAATGCCGAACGAAACGTTTCGGAGAAAATAGGCAAACGGGGAGATTTGTCAACAAGAAAAGAGGCACGGGATATTGTTCAACTTACACATCGCCATCGCATGAAAAGCATCGCCCATCAACACAACCCTCCCTTTGGACCTCAACCCCTTTGGCGGAGGGTAGTCGTAGAGATCGAGGTGTTTCACGTCAGTGTCAGTGGGAATGCCGAGTGCAAGGGAGCGAAACGGCTCCGACCACCCTTCGGCAAAAGACCTGATGAGCTCGACCTTGCCGGCGTCCGTCTGCGGATAGCTGACCGGCTCCGGCTTACCCAGGAAGCCCGGACGATCCGGCCATGAGACGCACAGTTGACAGCTGTACTTGCCCGTGCTGTCGTCGTTGTTTCCAGGAGCGTCAAGCACTGCAGTTTAGGGAAAATGTGTAATTAGCTTCTCGTTCTATCTTTTTTGGGCCCTGTTCTTTTTTCCGCCCTGCGTACAGGCGCGCGCGAGAGAGAAAGTCAATAGGAAGACGATGGAGAGGCAAGGGGAGGTGAGGGTCTCCGTCCCAAGGTAGCACTCTCGGCTCAGGGACAACCCTGGTTCGGTACAGAGAAAAGACCTCGCTTTCGTCTTGATCGGGTGTCAAGAGCCACTCTCGTGACATGAAGAAAAGAGAAAAGATCGGACACTGCTCCCTACGCTTTGATcataaaactaagaaaagGGAGGAACTTACTGCTGAGATAGAGAAACGTATCATTCCGAGAAGATGCACCTTGCAGGAAAAAGGGGTCCAGCTTCCGAATCGGCTCCATCTCTTCGGGAGTCAATTGCAACTTGAGACCAAGCACCCGAACCGGAATCCGGTATCTCTCATGTTGTTCCGGGAAGAGCTGGCGCCGGACACGGGAGGGGCCCCCGTCGCAGGCAATGAGCACGCGACCGGCCACCGAGCTGCCGTCTTCGAAGTAGACAGCGACACCGGTTTCATTTTCTTCATATTTCGTGAAGCCTTTCCCCCACTGCGATTGCTACTTAGCACGGGAGTTGTTTACGGAGCATTGCCAAGTGCCTCGTGTCCAACCGTTGAAGATATGCAGGTGGGGTTTCTAAGGGAGAGCAAACATACCTGAATATCGATATCTGTAGCCACCAAACGGCGCAGCCTCTCCCTCGTAACTCTAATCCTCAGACTCTCCGGGGCACGGGGGCTGGCGCCTTTCAGCTCTGCGGTGCTCAAATCGAAAAAGGGAAACGCAGATGCCTCACCCCTAGCGACTGCAGCCTGGTCGACGTAGGCCTCGGGCAGCCGCGCAACAAGATCATCTGGCAGCAAGGATCGTAGTGCAGGGAGAGACCAGTGCAGCGTCAGGCCCCAACCGACGCCGCGGGTTGTGAGGTCCGTGTCGCGCTCGTAGATACGGTAGGGGATGTTGTTCTTGCGGAGATACTGCGCAAGCAGCAGGCCGCTGACACCCGCGCCCACGATGATGATGGGGAGGGGTCCTTGCTGTGAGATTGCCATGGCTGCTCTGTGCTTGACTGGGCCTTTTCTCTTGCTGGGCAGCTTCTTTGCTTGGAGCGTGCTTTTTCTTGTGGCTTGCCCGTTGGACGAATCGGTTGGTCTTGGGGAGAGGCTGGGGGGCGTGTATAACTTCGACCaggcctcttttcttttttgcaACGGCTGAAAACAATGGACGATAAGTCAGAATTCTATGCAGCAACAGTGGCGGCTGTGCGGCAAGCAGGCAAATGAAACGAGCAAGAGAGCGTACGGCACCAATGAGATGCAGCAATAATGTAATTGTATGTGTGGTGACCGGCCTGGGCGCGGAACACATCTCTCAGAACTCTCCCACCAGTCTCTGCACCATCAGCCCAAAGGGCTTCACATCCGATGCAAGAGAACTCGAAAGTCATCCAATTTCACGCAACCAGACCGCGGTCTCTCCTCGACCTTTCATCGAACCACCCCCACTGTGGTACTCTTTTTGAGCCGAAAACTCTAATCCCACTTCCCTTGACCCCTGCCCAGAGTAATCGCCTGATGTCGGGGGCCACTGGCCAGGGTAGCCCAGCCAGAGACACCCATGAGGCGGGAGGATCGCCGGAGACCTCCCCCCCGGGCGCCACCTATgctacacacacacacccacACACCAAGGGCCTAGGAAAGACGCCGTCGACGGGCAAGTCTGGGTCCCCCCATCCTCTCCCTTCCAACGGGCGCTGTTCCTTCGGCGGCATATACCTACAGGCAAACAACAGGCACTGGCACACTAGGGAAGAGGGCGGGAGCGCGGGAGGGAGCGAAGGGGAGCAGAAAAAGGCTTAACAAACCCGTTTTGTTTGCTTGCCAAATGTCTGTGCCACAACGGAACGGTGCGCGGTCGTCGCCGCTACTACACCCCGGCCCGACAAGCAAACGGTAGTTTCAACCACACTTTGACGATGGCCCTTACTTTCGAAAAGTCTTTGGTTTCCAATCGCTTGCTCGAACGCCAGCTCATTTCAATCATTGGCGAGTTGTCGAGACAGAAAGGGAATTGGGGGAGGTTAGCGAGACAGCCAAAGCGCCTCGCTAGAAAGCAGGGGATGCCATACCAACCCCCAGAACCGCTAATCTCGGACAGGCTAGGAGGGGTGGGGGATAGGCAGAGAGAAAGGCTGAATTGCAAAAGTTCACCTCTGGGCCCGTACGTAATTCCACCGAGGAACCCACAGGCCAAAGAGAAAAGTGGGAGATTTCGTGTTGCTGTGCCTTTTCAGGCGTTCTTGGCCATTTTCCCTATTTACGGAGTTCAACTCCCACAACCTTGTAAAGCTAGGCCCCCCTTCCCCCAGAACCACTCTTTCAAGAGACGGATTTTCCCATCTCCCTCTTCTCGCCTGTGTCTGGCTAAGCATTCTCGTGCGGTGGAGGCTTCCGGGAAACAATGCCGTAACTCCACCGAAGTATACACGGAAAGGATGTGGTAATCTAGCGCAGCAGCCGCGCCTCTCACGACCACTTACGGCGGTCTCTGCAAGGATAATTCACTCACCTCAGTCCCTCGCAGCCGTGGTACGCATTTCAAGTCCACAAGGAATACCTGGTTCTCAAACACCAAGCCTCTTCGTACTCTAAGCTGGCCCATTGGCTGCCCCTAAATCACGACCAGCACCAGGTCTTTGAGGCATCACCATATCAAGACACGCCAACGCACCAGATTCGGCGATGACGGGAAAAGCTCGTCCTGGATCGCATCTCGTTCTTCATGCTATCTCGTTCGCCCCTCACAGATATCCACCGTCTCCATCAGCACTTTACTCTCATGATTCATCGCCCACGCAGAGGAAAAGATGCGCCGAAAACGGTAACATCGGTCGCAGATCAGACTTTTCTCTCAGGCGTCTTTCTGTTCTCGTTCGCCCGCAGCCAACAACCCTTGCCTCAGCCATGCAAGGTTGCGGCACAGCACGCTGGCTACACGACGAAgtacgtactccgtacagacACCCTCGTCATCCTGCTGCAAGCACGTAACATGGATATTCTTCGGTCATTTGCCTCCCctttcgctacgaagccatAGATTTGGTAAAGCGCCGCGTTCTGTGTCACCTAGATTACTGCAGCCCATCTCCTGCGTTCCTGCTGCTTCCCGAGACTGCTACCGGAGGGCGAAGAGATGACGACTCTGACCGTCTGACAAAATTCGAAACTGACAGAGAGAGCGCGTGTCAGGGAGCATGTCATAATAGACGGTTGACTACATTAACACGATCTTCCAGAAAAAGCCTCGAAATGGAACGTTACGCTGCTGGCTTGCTTCGCTAGTCTTGAGTTTGACTAGCGGGATGGTCTAACCAGTTGGCAACCAACCTCACCATTCAAAGTTCTGACTGGTACCATTTGACAGCTAAACATCAGATCGGATCACGCTTGCTGACAATGCTCCGATCCCCAAATATTGGCTCGGATTCACTTGATGTCTTCCGACCAGCATGTCCGCCCTACCTTCCCCCGTTCCATTCCTTTCCTTCTCGATACCATCTGCCCAGCAGTCTGGTTCTCGCAAAGTTGTGTTGACCAGGGCAGCATAGGTCTTTCTCGTGTGCATGTCCCTGCAATTCCCACTCATCTACATTCGACAAGGGAGTCACAGTCATGCATAAGAATCGCGCTATCCTGTAGCTAACATTGGACGGCTGTCCTGCATGGCCAATACCGCGCGGCGCCATGTATATCCGACATGTACTCCGTGTTCAATCATACCAGATCATATTACACTGTATGTAACGCACCTCGCAGTTTTCTACTGCGTAGACAGTCGGTGACCTCCCGACCAGATTGCCGGATCAAGATACGGCCCCGAAGCCAGATGTATCACATTACGGGTATACTCAACGCCGATGCCGTGACATCCTATCAAATCACATCACTCAGGAATAACGAGCCCCTTCGCCATACCTCCTTGCTAGTATTTCCCCGGTTCCCAAGTCCTTCATCGACGGTAGCGAGGAAGCGTAGCGAGTAGTCTGGTTTGGGAGAGTACGAAGTCTGGACTCTCGAACAAATCTCTGGGAATTCCGAATGCTACGCCAGTGGAGCCACGGTCCCCGAGTGAAGCCGGGGAGGAGATGCAACGAGAAGAGTGTTTGATGACCGATCCTCAAGGGGCGGATAGGAGAACCCACCAAGGCTGTTGGCGAGTGAGAAGTGATAGCATGGGGGCCGAGTGCGTTAGCCCTGTTCATACGAGCAAGGGGACCGAAATGGACCGGACCAGTGATAGTGGCGGGTTATGATTTTTCAACGGTCGTTGGATAGCGTGGGAAAACGGCCCATTAAAGAGGCGTCGATGGCAACGTCGTCGAGTGGAAGATCAGATATCGACGACATGTGGTGCAAGCAGTTACCCGTACGGATACTTGCCTCGACCGATGTGGGACGATGCGACGCAACAGACGAGCAAAGTGATGAACCGACTTACGTCTGCGCCTGAGAGAATTGTCCTATCAGTTGGTCGAGGATTAAAAGTCCGCATGGCTTCCATGTTGTCGACAGGGCTTTGGGAGTGATCCCGCCCTGGAAAGAGCTGATTTGTGTCCGGAGTATTGGGAATTATTGCCCGCATACGCAGTAGTTGATGGAGCCTACCAGGCACCAACGTGTGTACCACATGTGAGATACTTGGGAAAGACATTGATGGATTTGACATACTCGACAGGACGTCCCACTCGTCGGTATCCCATTATGCCAGGGATGTTGTTTGGGCCCCGAATTGGGTGGCCAAGGGCCGTCATGCCACGCCACATATGGAAGATTCCAGGGCTGCGAGCTGTGTATCTCATAGCATGCAAACGAATCCTCTTCTGGATGAGCAGTATGGATCACTTCTCTGAGTATTCTTTGATTCCCGAGGTTTCAACCATGGTCTCTCTGCTTAATCGGGGCCGTTGGTAATTGATTTCTGTTAGTCAGACTTCGTCAGATTTGGCTAGAGATGATCCTACTTTGAAGGCCTACCCCGAGCATAATATCCCCTTCCCGTGCCTCCTTCTTCCCTTCTTAGTATCCTTACCTAGTATCAATGACTTGAATCTTCTCGGCTAGGTAGGCGTGCTCTATTGATCGCGTGCTCTCTAAATGTGATATTGCGACCAAGTCCGAAGTCGTATGACAACCTTCAAACACAAAAGTCTAAGACGCAGTAGCGTTCCGTCTGCAGCCTACCTTAGAAGGATCCAAATCCATGGGAGCGAGATTCGGATACGGGTGATTGCTGCTGGGACGAGGTCGATACCATTCTGGCTCGCTTCCTTCCATAACCGTGGGAGGAAATTGGAGTCTGAAGATTGGTTCGCGACTCCACGTGACTACAAATTGATCAAGGGCAGCAAGAATATCGCTTGCAAGCAAGCCTTAGGCAAGGATCAATGCCCAAAGGAGTCTACTTAAGCGAAACTAGGGCAAGGTTTTCGGACAACAATGCTGAAGTGCGAATAATTACCTTAAGTTCTGCTCGGAACGGCTGTACGGCGGAAGCTAGTGCGACAACGGCGAGTTTAGGTTCAATAGTGTGACTAGAACTAGCGTATCTCGAAGAATCCTTCATTCTCCTAGCGTGACAGTTGAACCGATAGCCTTGGCATGCAGTCTAGCTTCTAAATATCGTCCAACTATTAGAAGTCGATTCTGGGTACAGATACTTGCGAATACGTACTTTCCATGTCGCTCGAGAAGACCACTAGAGCCTAGACATCCCCTCCCTTAGTGAAGTCTTCAGAGCCGACACAGCGAGTGGCTCCATGAGACCTGAACCATTCAGGGAGATTTTGTTATTCCTGAGACTCGGTCAAGCTACTGTGTCGTCTTCTAGGAGTAATTCTGATGTCAGCACGCTCGCTTGTCGAATAACCGCAATCTTGGACTGAGGTGGTGGGCTCTATTATTGATATTAAACACTAGCTCTAAGATGATGTTTTGGTCTTAACCTGCTATGGCTGTCTATACACCAATGCTGTCCCTCCCGTCTCGATCATCGTGCGCCGGCTATACTGCTGAAGATCTGCGAGACTCATCTTGACGAAGTCGTATTCCTCAAGTGCCTCCTCAGAAGAGCGAGAAGCTATTTGCGGTGGCATTTTCAAATAAACCTCAGGCCGACTCATTTCGTctctattttagttagtgTCTTTGGAGGattagcgcttatacccatacAAACAAATTAAATATGaggttcgtatttaattatttagctcaTTTCTCGCGCCATATttgattatttaataattaattaatagatttaactgattttttaattaggaattaaataaagctattacgaaagtccttatagtactaacttaTAGACTTTACTTCGATTAgcttttctaattaaaaaattaacctcttacttttataatactactataaaaCTAGTTCTTAAGATATTAGACTTCTTCTAGCGTagaggattttattaataattattataaaattaaagttaacttcgCAAAGCTAAATATCCTCTCGtagtctattactattatagggattataaaaatattaaatataagcttacttaatattaaataagttagctaataattaatttactattaaattaagttaaggactagctaagggatagtttataagtaatattaattaagcttaagtacgtagttaattactacgtttattatttaaaatattaattattactaatactataagtcttttataatactttttaaaattataagggtattaaaagtagcttataactattataataaaaaagaaggacttaaataacgaggaaaaagaggacttactatctcgtctatatactatttttattaataatcgtagagtctctttttcgtattaaataattagtaactcTATTCGGGTATAtcctacttcttttttaactattttaatctttatttaaaataaaaaataattactatagcaTAGAGCGGagaattacttaacttagtataatacttattaaggacttactaagtattaataactaatagttagaaatatccttataagttaaaattattactaaaaagtagctcTACCCGctccctaagtatatatttaaactaaatataacgaggaatactatttaaaattggAGGTTAAGAAAGAGGTtaggatataaattaataacgagctaattactaacgaggtagtattatttacgttaattacgattataatattataatttaaaaagctataaaatctatcttttttttaaaaggtttattatataacttcttttacTCCTCGAGacggttaataaagtactcgagacttattattattttttataaatagttataactatctCCTTTACTCTAGCCctagtatcttattatttaaaaataaagtagcttaagtaccgCCTTTAGCTTagctaataactattagttattattattaagaacgtCTTTAATAAGGATCCGTTACTTtagatctttataagctcgactagttattaaaaaagtgtaaatctactttcttttttataaagagcgttatattataaagtatattaaattctattttatatcgttattaagtattaatataagctcttataaCGACtccttaaaaagagtaaatatattattctcgttagtcttattattaacctcgaagaaggccttatattattaaaataataagtaaataaatttaataacgttctaaagcttactaatagggccccttatatactaaaaattaaaatctttttaaagttacttagtattaattaatatatctaattcttatttaaatacctctttattattactaaataaaaaggccttattaacgaggttaagaatataaccGTAATACTTTATcctctaattaaaaatatctttttaagtataagtataagataatataggatataaataacttaggtaagtatcgttatttaaagtattatcgtaaataactactctaacttagttacccaattcttagttatttattactaattttatagtctaggtaatattagccctattataagtactatactattattatagagtaataaggtattatatttattacttagtatagtttaaaaagtaaataaaaacggtaataatagtattctaTGTTAgcaaggtctataaattaaataataagtagacttttattattaacctctagatctttaccttaattatatctttctttttaataaaaatcctacttagctccttttttatatttctatataataataaaagttcgttagtagtattataatttaactaaatatatcgttaactaaagcttatttttaaaattaaggagCGAGGATTCgaaattataataccttatttattttattattcgttaaggtaaaaatataaaatattaaaaagtaaattaaaatattacgaGTATATACGTTATAGTCGTTCTTATcacgtaactactaatactatatataattataagttttttttttttttttagtatttctttatattaatcgtATTCGTAATAgatcgttttttatttaaagccGATAAATTAAAACGTAAGGaggaaataaaaaagctttttctttaaaaataagtaaaagctttacgttatatataggctaaaatagattaatctttattaaaattagatcgtttttttttaaaaaaaaggatagtatttaagaggGGGAAAGCGATTCTTAatccttttaatattattaataaaaataaatcggCTATTACGTAGGAAgcgtaatttagtaatactttcgGGGTAATTAACtaggatattataataactaggaattctaattttaattttaattttagtattttgaAAAGAATTCCTAAGAGttttagaagtttataataagttcttatatatttttttcgtatttatagtttttttatttaataaggaattCTCATATTTTATTCCTAattctatagttaataattcgttTAACTTCGTactctaattagtttagtttaataataatataattttccgtatataaacttcttaatataagtttaaataataaaatataaaaaacgggaTAATATCGCATTATAtctagtaattttaattcgtaattaattaataagacctttttaataattttaaaaagtctaagttttttataatctaatttattacttagttattttattttaatattataataaaagaggtaagcgctatcccccttttttaaaaataatcctTTAATCcttaatttatttacgttcttttttatatattattatacgaactcgaggtttaataaggcttacttataaatctctttaagtttacttacgtttactatagcttttatagcttatagtccttattatacttctttatatattattaattaaaatccgtaattaaaataaaacggagattcttttatacttttactaactatattattatatataaactaagctattaataaaagtactacttaattatcctaatcgtagtttatataataacgaaggTATATTTCGAAGATCTaattaatcctttttatttatctatcggtttataaataaaataatattaatagtttatagtctatactaagttacgaaattagggatttctaaaactttaaaataaatagcttatttttattaaaaataatttcttttagtaaactatagttcgaaagtataaccttaataaatacgtatattaggTCTTTTACGGTACTAGATTTCTTATAAggaataaaataagtaaacttagtaagttgattaactataactaaaatactattatattatactttagtaaatagttctcTAAattttagtagtttaataataaagttctatataattaattactatacttccgttagtaattatagtagttataacttattataaagtttatataagctatttttacttttcttaTAAGTCGCACAgtctttaattacttttataattttaatacgtatagcggatttattataatactaacgaatccgtttttatattttagtaattccttagtaactatatactaatatactataaatctttataataagtttaagggTTATTTTTCTAATCGAGCTAGtactaatctttttaattattataaagagcttcgtaattagtataaggctaCCGTCTttctcttatttaaaaataacttatatttttttagaaaccgtaacttcgtaattaggtcttttactaagagcgtctactttactattttctaaacccttttaataaataattcggaagttaaatttaaataggaattcgctctatttaacttattatttatttaggttcttatttattgtaaagtttataaagttcttatagtttatataaactataactttatatttagttctaaataactatagcctctatttttaaaatacttcaataatagctattagttccttattataaatctattaatttaattttattctataaaatactttaaaatagaaataatataaataaagcttttttatttatctcGTTATCTTAAGACCGCTCCTATAGCAAAGTTTaaggtattaattttaattttaaaaagtttttaggggtttaggattataataactagttcgGAAACGACTatgtttttaattttaataaatacttctttatacttaaagtcctaaacgaatagggtatccttttatattaagttattaagaggtttaactatattaatatagcttttaaagaattattaataaaaattaacgaaTCTTAAGAATTTTTATACGtccttaacgttttataatataagctagtccctaactacttctatttttaatatttatatataaatttgttttagtataatagtatatttaaaaaagtttactttttatatataaaactcgtatttagagggtttagtatatagtttagtattttaaagtttttaaaatactatataaatatacttcttatatattttaaaattaaaag
Proteins encoded in this region:
- a CDS encoding ATP synthase F0, encoding MGWVLNATPEVEAISQWPTIIAVVIVLSVLSVIVVGSRIWIRFSARGLAADDWMSILSEVFALIYSGLTIAQTRYGLGLPIKLRPKDNLILYTRINFAGRPFYQLGISFFKIALLISYLRLLKGTDQKNYRRIVWLTIILVFIAHLGCSFSLVFACTPVDKSWNPLKAGTCLPAGPSFTAYAVVTIISDVVVAVLPIPVLLKLNVRVEKKAGLIAIFLLGLFTTLCSILRYLEINRIQYGDGNSTMLVLWGTIEFNVGNIVSSLPFLAPVCMKKAKNYRSKYSGGSSHGRSHLKGAERYKLSEMNHDKSVFASANHSKGDNGSEENILPGNIMKSVTYSVQVDDRVDSKAGMHGGIGGGTRRRDSRDSDV
- a CDS encoding FAD binding domain-containing protein, producing the protein MAISQQGPLPIIIVGAGVSGLLLAQYLRKNNIPYRIYERDTDLTTRGVGWGLTLHWSLPALRSLLPDDLVARLPEAYVDQAAVARGEASAFPFFDLSTAELKGASPRAPESLRIRVTRERLRRLVATDIDIQVCLLSLRNPTCISSTQSQWGKGFTKYEENETGVAVYFEDGSSVAGRVLIACDGGPSRVRRQLFPEQHERYRIPVRVLGLKLQLTPEEMEPIRKLDPFFLQGASSRNDTFLYLSMLDAPGNNDDSTGKYSCQLCVSWPDRPGFLGKPEPVSYPQTDAGKVELIRSFAEGWSEPFRSLALGIPTDTDVKHLDLYDYPPPKGLRSKGRVVLMGDAFHAMAMYRGEGANHAILDVLDFAETVGSKLSGSNNSFADLRAVLDIYEDAVVSRARPGVLASRRACMDAHDWPKISPTSPLLSKREMKLQFDEE